One Paenibacillus sp. FSL H7-0737 DNA segment encodes these proteins:
- a CDS encoding carbohydrate ABC transporter permease, giving the protein MGLLGIAFLLPFLWMLSTSFKLEKDVFDFPIQWLPQQWNLIENYKQVWSGDFARYYGNSIYITLATTIINVLICALAAYGFSKLRFPGRDAMFVVVLALYMVPPQASLVPQFLLFNWLNLIDTHLGLILINSFSIIGAFMLKQFFMGVNNEYLESARMDGAGHFRSFLQIAFPLIRPAVATYAILRFIWTWNDYQYPLIFLKSKELFTIQLGIRLFGDQYGDVYSLMMAGAVSAILPLLIIFALGQKQVIEGIALGGVKG; this is encoded by the coding sequence ATGGGACTGCTAGGTATCGCATTTCTTTTACCGTTTCTATGGATGTTATCCACTTCCTTTAAACTGGAGAAAGATGTGTTTGATTTTCCGATACAATGGCTGCCGCAGCAGTGGAACCTCATTGAGAATTATAAACAGGTTTGGTCAGGTGATTTCGCTCGTTATTACGGAAATTCCATTTATATTACGCTGGCAACGACTATAATTAATGTGCTGATATGCGCACTGGCTGCTTATGGGTTCTCCAAGCTGCGTTTTCCGGGTAGAGATGCGATGTTTGTAGTTGTATTGGCCCTTTACATGGTTCCTCCGCAGGCTTCGCTGGTTCCACAGTTTCTACTATTTAACTGGCTGAATCTGATTGATACGCATTTAGGATTGATCTTAATTAACAGCTTTAGTATTATCGGTGCGTTTATGCTCAAGCAATTTTTTATGGGGGTAAACAACGAGTATCTTGAATCGGCGCGGATGGATGGAGCAGGTCATTTTCGTTCTTTTCTACAAATTGCATTTCCGCTGATCCGTCCCGCTGTAGCTACTTATGCTATTCTGCGTTTTATCTGGACCTGGAACGACTATCAGTATCCACTCATTTTTTTGAAATCTAAAGAGCTGTTTACTATTCAGTTAGGTATTCGGTTGTTTGGGGACCAATACGGGGATGTTTATTCCCTCATGATGGCTGGTGCGGTATCTGCAATTCTGCCACTGCTGATTATTTTTGCTCTCGGTCAGAAGCAGGTTATTGAGGGAATTGCCCTCGGAGGCGTGAAAGGATAA
- a CDS encoding MarR family winged helix-turn-helix transcriptional regulator, whose product MSKPVENTPFSNLIREIGMKLKSTADARLNELGLNSQQGRMIGYIFEHQEKGVIQKDLAEVFNRKGASITSMLQGLEKKGYIKRVTPENDERQKSIFVLEKGALLVEEFNEIFSGVEASITKALSPEETANLKSLLQKVNSSL is encoded by the coding sequence ATGAGCAAACCCGTTGAAAATACACCATTTTCTAATTTGATTCGAGAGATCGGGATGAAACTAAAAAGTACAGCTGACGCCAGGCTGAATGAGCTAGGGCTGAATTCACAGCAAGGACGCATGATCGGTTATATTTTTGAGCATCAAGAAAAAGGTGTAATTCAAAAGGATTTGGCGGAAGTCTTTAATAGAAAAGGGGCGAGTATCACCAGCATGCTTCAAGGGTTAGAAAAGAAAGGCTATATCAAGCGTGTCACACCTGAAAATGATGAACGGCAGAAGAGCATTTTTGTTTTGGAAAAGGGCGCTCTTTTGGTCGAGGAGTTCAATGAGATTTTCTCAGGGGTAGAAGCAAGCATTACAAAAGCACTCAGTCCGGAAGAAACAGCAAACTTAAAGTCTTTACTGCAAAAAGTTAATTCAAGTCTATAA
- a CDS encoding MATE family efflux transporter, translating to METEVSNQYYLESAPIKKAIAHLSIPMMIGMSVGTIYNVINAYFIGLLHNTSMLTAITLGLPIFTVLMAFGNMLGVGGGTFITRLAGQKDTEKGKKVAGYTFYGSIIVGILIALIAMLAIDPITRLLGADAATLDFTKAYALTLFVGGFAIVLNFALEQLVRSEGASKESMYGIFISTALSLIFDPLFILVLKWHVAGAALAMVLANVGSAIYYVYFLETKSEHLRGFLKHFKISVRDQLEVYKIGVSELLQFSFVIVSTLLLNNFAIQYGENVVAGFGVALRIVQVPEFLSMGLFLGLIPLFAFNFASQNMARLKSTIKHAFAYIGGIAFVFVGLVFLFRGTILHFFSNDPSVLSMGTYILVAMLISALFNGFTGLFMSIFQATGQGIPTNIMAITQGVLFIPMIIVLHSVFGLHGVIWSMTITEVITSLMGVILFMIFSKKLKSTGGDGKGVVEVASV from the coding sequence ATGGAAACAGAAGTCTCCAATCAATATTATTTAGAATCGGCGCCGATCAAGAAGGCAATTGCTCATTTATCCATTCCTATGATGATCGGGATGTCTGTTGGTACCATCTATAATGTAATCAATGCTTATTTCATTGGCTTACTCCACAATACTAGTATGCTGACTGCCATTACGCTGGGTCTACCCATCTTCACAGTCCTTATGGCCTTTGGGAATATGCTTGGCGTAGGTGGCGGAACATTTATTACAAGGCTCGCGGGGCAAAAGGATACGGAGAAGGGAAAGAAGGTTGCCGGATACACTTTTTATGGAAGCATTATAGTGGGTATTCTTATTGCTCTAATAGCGATGTTAGCGATTGATCCAATTACGCGATTACTAGGCGCAGATGCTGCTACTCTAGACTTTACTAAGGCTTATGCTTTGACCCTTTTTGTCGGTGGATTTGCCATTGTGCTTAATTTTGCCTTGGAACAGCTAGTCCGTTCCGAAGGTGCCTCCAAAGAATCGATGTACGGTATCTTTATTAGTACGGCTTTAAGTTTAATTTTTGATCCACTCTTTATTCTTGTGCTGAAATGGCATGTGGCAGGTGCTGCGTTGGCGATGGTTTTAGCGAATGTGGGTTCCGCGATTTATTATGTCTATTTTTTAGAAACGAAAAGTGAGCATTTAAGGGGATTTTTGAAGCATTTCAAGATATCTGTTCGAGATCAATTAGAAGTATACAAAATAGGTGTATCGGAGTTATTACAATTCAGTTTTGTGATTGTGAGCACGCTTTTGTTAAATAACTTCGCGATTCAATATGGAGAAAATGTGGTTGCCGGATTTGGTGTGGCCTTAAGAATTGTGCAAGTTCCGGAGTTCTTATCAATGGGCTTATTCTTAGGTTTGATTCCGCTATTTGCGTTTAACTTTGCTAGTCAAAATATGGCGAGACTTAAATCAACGATTAAACATGCTTTTGCCTATATCGGAGGTATTGCTTTTGTCTTTGTAGGTCTAGTGTTTCTGTTTAGAGGAACGATCCTGCACTTCTTCTCGAATGACCCTTCAGTGTTAAGTATGGGAACTTATATTTTGGTAGCCATGCTGATTTCCGCTTTATTTAATGGATTTACAGGTTTGTTTATGAGTATTTTTCAAGCGACCGGACAGGGGATACCAACTAACATTATGGCCATCACACAAGGCGTATTGTTTATCCCTATGATTATCGTGTTACACTCTGTTTTTGGACTTCATGGCGTGATCTGGTCAATGACCATAACAGAAGTTATAACGAGCTTAATGGGCGTCATCTTGTTTATGATTTTTAGTAAGAAGCTGAAAAGCACGGGTGGGGATGGAAAAGGTGTTGTAGAGGTTGCGTCCGTGTAA
- a CDS encoding ABC transporter substrate-binding protein, whose protein sequence is MKKKLLSVLMITSMALSLAACGGNAKTNNAGATDAPDAGGNKEPAAEKVTLKLSTWQTEAKAKWSTIIAEFEKAHPDIHVEVDLLNEKGDSVASMQKLDLMAAASDPLDIVELPYTNYSQRADIGVLAPMDEYIQKEGYKLSDEYLVDTTVNGKVYALPSSMQRWFVLLNKEMLDEAGLPVPTDWTWADFEEYAKKLTKGEGATKRFGAYLHNWPDYFQLQLMSKPKDNTFLKSDGTSNALDPQFKANLQMMKKMMYEDKSATPYEDIISQKLAYRNQYFNGLAAMLPMGDWMVAESGGTDAIPATFVTAFAPIPRLDSESKHYSPVQPTYMGIAAKSKHKEAAYTFVRWYTSEGLEIGGRVFSGWAKSDTNKLVDTIVSGSKDPSMIDVDSLKYTMENSAPGATQVPAKYADEAKNNVIPEAEMYLLGQQDLDVTVANIDKKISEVVQNNSGK, encoded by the coding sequence ATGAAAAAGAAATTATTATCCGTGCTTATGATCACATCTATGGCGTTGTCATTGGCCGCTTGCGGTGGAAATGCGAAAACAAATAATGCAGGAGCAACAGATGCGCCTGATGCTGGTGGAAATAAGGAGCCTGCAGCAGAGAAGGTTACGTTGAAGCTGAGTACCTGGCAGACGGAAGCCAAAGCGAAGTGGAGTACGATTATCGCAGAGTTTGAGAAGGCGCATCCCGACATTCATGTAGAAGTGGATCTACTGAATGAAAAAGGCGATTCAGTAGCCTCTATGCAGAAACTGGATTTGATGGCCGCTGCAAGTGACCCGCTGGATATTGTCGAACTGCCGTATACCAACTATTCGCAGCGAGCAGATATCGGTGTGTTAGCACCGATGGACGAATATATTCAGAAAGAAGGGTATAAGCTCTCCGATGAATATCTAGTGGACACTACGGTCAATGGCAAAGTCTATGCGTTACCGTCATCTATGCAGCGCTGGTTCGTGCTTCTTAACAAAGAAATGCTAGATGAGGCTGGTCTGCCGGTACCGACCGACTGGACTTGGGCGGATTTCGAAGAGTATGCCAAGAAATTGACCAAGGGTGAGGGCGCAACGAAGCGTTTTGGCGCATATCTGCACAATTGGCCAGATTATTTCCAACTCCAGCTGATGAGTAAACCTAAGGATAATACTTTTCTAAAATCTGACGGAACCTCCAATGCTCTGGACCCGCAATTTAAGGCTAATCTGCAGATGATGAAGAAAATGATGTACGAAGATAAGAGTGCTACTCCTTACGAGGATATTATTTCGCAGAAGCTTGCCTACCGGAATCAGTATTTTAATGGTTTAGCAGCGATGCTTCCGATGGGTGACTGGATGGTTGCGGAATCGGGTGGTACGGATGCCATTCCAGCAACCTTCGTTACCGCGTTTGCGCCGATCCCTCGACTGGATAGTGAGAGCAAACATTACTCACCTGTTCAGCCAACCTATATGGGGATCGCTGCTAAATCCAAGCATAAGGAAGCTGCTTACACCTTTGTACGCTGGTATACCTCAGAAGGACTGGAAATTGGCGGACGTGTCTTCTCTGGCTGGGCGAAATCGGATACGAACAAATTGGTGGATACGATTGTGAGTGGTTCTAAGGATCCATCTATGATTGATGTTGATTCCCTGAAATATACGATGGAGAATTCGGCACCTGGTGCGACGCAAGTTCCGGCTAAATATGCGGATGAAGCTAAGAACAACGTTATTCCAGAAGCGGAAATGTATCTCCTTGGCCAACAGGATCTGGATGTCACAGTTGCCAATATCGATAAGAAAATTTCGGAAGTCGTTCAGAACAACAGCGGAAAGTAG
- a CDS encoding carbohydrate ABC transporter permease, protein MIRKFHLKMDTREAIAGYLFVAPLMLGLIILTLIPVLGSLLLSFTNWNFVAGLGGIKFAGVDNFIRLFHDDAFMKSLLNNLLFIITVPVTIIVALLLAILIDKQVFLKDLFKVIYFLPYISSVVAIAMVWQVMFHPSLGPVNQFLMSLGWSNPPKWLADIHYALPSLMLIQIWIQLGYNIIIFIAGLQSIPKDLYEAADIDGANSWRKFRNITVPCISPTTFFLLVTGVIGSFKIFDLIQVLTQGGPANSTTVIVYELYDTAFNQLKTGYASSMALVLFLICLIITALQMLAQKKWVNY, encoded by the coding sequence ATGATACGAAAATTTCATCTTAAAATGGATACGCGCGAAGCAATCGCTGGGTATTTATTCGTCGCTCCACTGATGTTGGGGCTGATCATCTTGACCTTGATCCCAGTGCTGGGCTCACTGCTGTTAAGCTTCACGAACTGGAACTTTGTAGCTGGGTTAGGGGGGATTAAGTTCGCGGGCGTGGATAATTTCATAAGGCTGTTTCATGATGATGCTTTTATGAAAAGCTTGCTGAACAATCTGCTCTTTATTATCACAGTACCGGTTACGATCATCGTTGCTCTGCTGTTAGCGATCCTGATTGATAAACAGGTGTTCCTGAAGGACTTGTTTAAAGTGATTTACTTCCTTCCCTACATCTCCAGTGTAGTTGCCATCGCTATGGTTTGGCAGGTAATGTTTCATCCCTCACTAGGACCTGTCAATCAATTCCTGATGTCACTGGGGTGGAGTAATCCGCCAAAATGGTTAGCTGATATCCATTATGCTTTGCCGTCGCTTATGTTGATCCAGATTTGGATTCAGCTCGGGTACAACATTATTATTTTTATCGCTGGGTTACAGAGTATTCCGAAGGACCTTTATGAAGCGGCTGATATTGATGGGGCCAATAGCTGGCGGAAATTCCGCAATATCACGGTTCCCTGCATTTCGCCAACTACCTTTTTCCTGTTGGTTACAGGGGTCATTGGTTCATTTAAAATCTTCGATCTGATCCAAGTGCTGACACAGGGTGGACCGGCCAACTCCACGACCGTCATCGTCTATGAGCTATATGACACCGCCTTCAATCAATTGAAGACTGGTTATGCCTCTAGCATGGCACTTGTCCTGTTCCTCATCTGCCTGATCATTACAGCCCTGCAGATGTTAGCGCAAAAAAAATGGGTCAATTATTAA